Part of the Zea mays cultivar B73 chromosome 4, Zm-B73-REFERENCE-NAM-5.0, whole genome shotgun sequence genome is shown below.
TGTAGCCTAGCTATATATAGACATCGTCTTCGCCTTACCCGGATGCAGCGGCCACAGGCGGCCTGGCCCTTGGGCCCCGAGGGCCCGCAGAAGGCGGTCCAGCCGTACTGCTGCCGCCACGACGGCGGCTTGCCGGCGTCCCAGGTGGCGCAGTAGGCGCCGACGCGGTTCAGGTCCCAGCCGTTCTGCGCCGGGTTGTACAGGTGGTACGTCGCGCGCACGTTGGACGCCTGCTGCGCCACGGCCGGCGCGGCCGCGGCGGCGCACAGGAGGGCGGCCGCCGCGAGCACAGCCGCCCGCCGCGCGCCGCCGGTGATCATCGCGGCCATATGGCGGCTTCGCTAGCTACTCTCGACGTGGAAATCGACGAGATGTTgtgccacacaatcggtgccagtGATTGTGTGCTCAAGTGTGCTATGGGTGGTGCTGGTGTGGATCGATCTTATATATAGCTCGCGCTCGGTCGGTCAGGGGAGTGCACCTGGGATGGGAGCCGGACAATGTGGACTCTCCTCGCCGATCGGCGGCCATGTTCCAACGACGCTGCTGAGCTATGCGCGCGAGCTTCCAGATCGCTGCTGAGCCCTCGCTTGCATGCGCGCGTTTGTCTGCTACTGCTGCCCACGTACGTACGTACGGTCAGTGACGGATCGGAGTATATATGAGCTTGAAAACACCATGCGTTCTGACTCCAGAGGACATGTGTCTGTGACTTGCATTCACCAGATCAACCACATGTGAGGCAGCTAGCTACTGTGGCTAGCCCACAAATCTTGACCATTTTTCGCCGTCTATTTGGATCGAGGAGATAAGTGACGTCGTGACGATGACCGTTCCCTGCCACAAGAACACGGCCATCATCAAGTTGGGATATCATCTAGCGAATACTGAGCGTTTCACGTCAGCAAGCCTAGCCGTTGGAACGAGCTAATTGTTGCTAGCCGTCTGAGTAAGGGCATTCGATGTTTTGATGTTTTGACTGGTGTTATATCGGACATGTCCTGCGCGTTATAGCTATCTcaggttgcattgcaacttctctGAGTACCTCATCTGGTGGGGGTATCCGATAGTACACCAGACACATCAAGTGTCCTATTGATCTTTCTAAACATGCATGTCGTGGGCTTCATTGAATGTCCTATTGATCTTTCTAAACTGTGTTGATCATTCAGATCACCTCTTTTCCTTCGTTCAAGTCCACTCAGCATCCTTTGAACTATAACCAAAGACACTACCAAACAATATTAGTACAAATAGTCATGGTgaccatcaaacaccaaaactttaACTATTCGAGGGCCTTGGCCTATTTTTCTTACAGCCATTCActctttggtgattgatgacaacacatccaAAGCAAGTAAATAATAAATATCAAAACATAAAACACAATCTACTTACTAGAATACAAATGCAAGTGCAAGATTTATATGATGACAAAAGATACTACTTTAAAACTTTAGATAAAAATATATTGTCCTTGCATTGCAAAGAGTCTCCAttatgatattatggacttaggcctcccctaactccataatccacttctttcctttcttggaccACTTTCCAATAGGAAACATTTACCATCTTTATTTATTTTGAGTCTCCGCCTTTTTCCAAATACGACTTCCACAAAAAATGCCACTGTATATTAGATACCCAATTTAAATAAAAAATGAATAATTTATGGTTTTGGTATTTGATGTAGGTTGGTGTTGCTTCTGTTCCTATAAATTCTCCCCCTTGAGACTCAAAAGCCAAAAGCAAGCCATTTAAAGCACTAAGAAGGGTCAAGTTTTTTTTTATCCTACAAAGTTATGCCCTTTCGATATGAAATCTCCCCCTTTTCATAAAAAATGATCACAAAAAATTGACTCTACCCATTGCATAGACTAAGCTCCAAACTATATGCATAATGGGAGGGTGAAATAAAAGCATGTGGAAGTTTGGCTTCATAAGGTATGAAGGAAGCATGTAAGAGATACTAAAATGATCTTGAATTAACTATgcatgataccaattgaagttgAGACTAGTATATATGATACAAATTATTCTACACTTTCCCGGGGGAGTATTTTACTTTCTATTAGACTACTGCA
Proteins encoded:
- the LOC103655092 gene encoding barwin; translation: MAAMITGGARRAAVLAAAALLCAAAAAPAVAQQASNVRATYHLYNPAQNGWDLNRVGAYCATWDAGKPPSWRQQYGWTAFCGPSGPKGQAACGRCIRVTNRGTGASTTARVVDQCSNGGLDLDFETVFKKIDTDGRGYQMGHLDVDYQFVGC